The Pseudanabaena sp. PCC 6802 genomic interval TGCGAAAAGTCGATCGCTTCTCCCCTATCAAGCTTTTGGCGAATCCAGTCCAAATATTTGGGTAACCCCTTTGTGACGCGAAATATAGTCTCCGAGTCAGTTGAGATATGACTCCGCTCGCGATAATCTTCTGTCTGCCCTGGATTAAATTTCTCAATCTTACATTTGTAGACTTGCCTCGATAGCTTATTCCAGCCCTCATTCTGTAGGTCATACCTCCCAGCCACTACAATGCGGATTAGATGTTTTTGAATATCCGTATTACTGAGTAGCGATCTCCACAGCCAGACATCTATGTTCGGACATTCTGCCTCCGCCTTTTCGTAGGTATCCAGAATCAAGACGATCGCTTTGTTTAGTACCCTAGACCTCTGCTCCAAGCTGCTTACAAAAGCCGCCGTTAGTTGCGGTAGAGGATTTTGCATCAAGTCAATGAGATTGTTTTTACCCTTAGTAGCGGAATGCTGCAACAATAAGTCTTTAGCAGTCAGAGTGGCAGCAGCTAATTGTACAATTCCTTCTCCTGCCTTTTCACTTGTTGTCTTGTCCACTATTCCATGCGTGACTTTGGGCAAAACAAACCCCATCGCATTTTTTGCCAATTCGCGAACAGCCTTCATCTGGTCGGACTCGACCGATTTTTTGCCTTCGATTGGTGAGGTTTGGAGTTGCTTTAAGGTGCTGTTGTACTGCTCGTAAAGCTTTAAAAATGGATCGCGAACCGCTGCGGGTAAATTTTTTATGTCTTGCGTTAGTAAATTCCCAGGTTGAGGTAGCCTTTGATATAGGTAATGCATCAAGGCAATCAGCGCTGGCATTTCTCCCCCTTTGCGCCATTCTGTCTCCCCAAACGAGACCGCTGCAAAGCTAGCTCTATCCTCAAAATTGCTTTGAAGTTTCTGTACGAGAGTTGATTTCCCTACGCCGCCAATGCCCCAAATGTGAAATAGTATTGGCTGGTTTTTTTGTGTTTGCAAAGCGCGGTCAAAGGCAGCTTGTAAATCTTCGTCCTCTTGCCGCAAGATGTAAAGGGGAGATGGCTCTGGCAAATGTAGACCCTCCAGATTGGCATTACATCACATTTTAATCGATTCAAATCCCCATAAACTGTCTAAAGGTTATCGAGCGGGAAATTAAGTAGCGATCGCGCCTCGAAGTGAAAGTCGGTTTTCGGTTTGATAATTGCGTATAGTTTCACATCTACGTATTGCTCCCTAATAAAGGCGTATTCCCGCAATATACCCTCATATTGCATCCCTACTTTTTCCATAACGCGAGCCGAGGCAGCATTATCTACCATGCAGGTAGCTTGAATGCGGTTGAGCAGCATGGCATGAAATCCGAACGAAATAACCGCCCGCACTGCCTCTGTCATATATCCCTGTCCCCAATACGGGCGAGCCAGCACGTAACCGATCTCGGCACGAGCATGGTTTGGTTCCCAATTAATCAGCCCACAGGTGCCGATCAGTTTACTATTGCCCCTGTGCACGATGCCCCAATCCATTGGCCTTTCTGTATAGTACTTGTGCATTACAGACTCCAGAAACTGCTGGCTGTCCGCGATTGTTTGATGGGTCGACCAACTCGTATACCTGGTAACTTCCGGATCGCTGGCATATTCAAACACCTCCGTTGCATCGCTCATCTGCAATTGCCGCAACAGCAGGCGATCGGTTGTTAAGGTTAGTAGTAAATCTGGAACATCCAAAACTCTAGCCTCCCATTTCCCGCTGAATCCGCTCTAAGTCCCGCTTCACCTCAAAGCAAAGCTCGCGGTTGCCTGGATCGGTATTCATAGCTTTGGTGAGGTAAGCTTCAGCTTCCTTCAACTTGCCAGCCACAAGTAACTCGCTACCGCGACGTTGGTAGGTAACGGCTTGCCAATGAACCACCTCAGGCGCATTTTTATAGCGCTCTCGCAAACCCTCAGCAATGGCGATCGCCACCACATATTTCTTTTGCTTTAATAACTCCATCAGCCGCCCCAACATATCGACTTTTAGCCTTACTTCTGGATCTGTGGCGATCGGGTCTTGCTTTTGCCGAACTTCTTTGGTTTCGATCTTGATTTTAGGTTGGGGGTTGGAAGTTTTAGTTTTTTGGGGTTGGGGGTTGGGTTTAGGTTGAGGGTTAGGGGTTGGGGGTTGGGGGTTGGGAGTTTTAGTTTTTTGGGGTTGGGGGTTGGGTTTGGGTTGGGGAGATGAAGTAGGTGTGCGGGATGCACGGGATTGTGGTTGTGGCATCACGCCAGCGGCTGCATCTTTTAAAATTTGATATGCCTCCTGCACGAGACGAAACTTGTCGGCGGCGGCGGGGTCGCCCTGGTTGACATCGGGATGGTACTTGCGTGCCATGCGACGATAGGCAACCTTGACATCTTCAGGCGAAGCATTACGGGGTAACCCCAGCAATCTATAGCATTCCGAAAGTTGCATCCAGGTTAGGCAGTGGTAAGGAAGGTACAGCTAGCAAAGTATAACTCAGCATCAAAGCTTAGAAACAAGTTTGGTAAACAAACAAGCAGTTACTAGGTAACCTAGCACTGAAGTTATTGAGATCGCCTTCGACTACCTACTATCAGCCCCATCCCGCCTATAACTTATAGTTTTGGAAGGATCGACTTGCGGTAAATTATTTTGAGGCTTTGACTGAGGTGAAGCTTGATTCTTACCCTGACTATTCTTTTGCGATTCGTTTGCCATCTCTAAAAATTCTTGCAATGACTAACATTAGACTTACCTATGAGTATACTTTAAACTCAATTAAGGTTGTAGATGAAAGTATTGATAAAATAAACACAAAGCTTGCCATAGTTATTACTCTCAGTGGAGTTCTAGTTAACTTTGGGAAGGACTTACCCGGCTATTCTACAACCATATGTGAAAAAGTTAATTACCCTTGCCCAGCTTGCTATTTCATGAAGCTGGCAGCATATGTCTGCATTATCATTGCTATTGGACTAGGTTTATGGGGATTATCGCCTGCTAGCGCTGGTAAGATAGTCTTGCCAGAACAGCTACTTATGGATGAGTGGAATCTAGCAAGTGAAGAAGATTACATGACTGCGCTAATTCAATATTTAGAGAAAGAAACACTGCTAGTACTCAACAAAATTCGAGATAAAAAAGCTAGCACGCTAGATTGCGCTGTTCGCTTCATAGCAGCTTCTGTCGTACTGTTAATCTTAGATGAAATCTTAGTAACTTCTATCCCGATACTTGGGAAGCTTTGCCTGAACCTGTAATTGCGACTTTGAATTAGGGCAAATTGCTCTAAGAATTAATTTAACAAAGTATAAATACTTAGTGCTTTTACTGCTTCTGAATTTAACCGCAAGCTCCTTAGCTCTCATTCTAAATTTGGCACTTTGATTCAAGAAGGCAAGGACGATCGGAGTCGCCGACTTCGATTTGAACAGTGGCATGGTGAATGCCGAAGCGATCGCGTAACTCTTGAGCAATCTGAGTCAGAAACATATCGCCTGGATGTCCTGTAGGGATAACTAGATGGGCTGTCAAAGCAGTTTCCACCGTACTCATGCTCCAAATGTGTAAGTCATGTACCTGAGCTACGCCCGAGTGCTCGGAGAGATAGGTACGAACCGCACGTTCGTCAATGTTATGCGGGACTCCATCAATTGCCAGGTGAAACGAATCTTTTAATAGTCCCCAAGTGCCGAACACGATCGCAAAACTGATAATCAAGCTAACTGCTGGATCTAGCCATAACCAGTGGGTAAACAAAATGGCAATGCCTGCTATAACTACGCCCAGCGATACCATTGCATCTGCCATCATGTGTTGAAATGCAGCTCGAATATTCAGGTCTCCTTTACGACCTGACAAAAACATCAAGGCCGTGCCAGTATTAATTGCAATGCCAACAATCGCAACTCCGATTACGATCGCACCATTCACCTCACCAGGATGAACTAGTCGCTGAATGGCCTCCCAAATAATTCCACCTGTTGCAACCAGCAGAAAGACAGCATTGAGAAAAGCAGCGAGAACCGATGACTTGCGCCATCCATAGGTGTATCGAGCAGAGGGCTGACGACGAGCCAACAAACTTGCAATCCATGCCAGCAATAACCCTAAAACATCGCTGAGGTTATGTCCTGCATCTGCAATAAGCGCCACCGAGTTAGCCAGAACTCCAAAGATAAGCTCTGTGACGACAAATCCTCCGTTCAGTAGCAGCCCCAAAACAAAAGCCCGATTGTAATTGGTAGAGTGATGCCCG includes:
- a CDS encoding cation diffusion facilitator family transporter translates to MTHRHGHKHAHNHHEHSHGDRGHHSTNYNRAFVLGLLLNGGFVVTELIFGVLANSVALIADAGHNLSDVLGLLLAWIASLLARRQPSARYTYGWRKSSVLAAFLNAVFLLVATGGIIWEAIQRLVHPGEVNGAIVIGVAIVGIAINTGTALMFLSGRKGDLNIRAAFQHMMADAMVSLGVVIAGIAILFTHWLWLDPAVSLIISFAIVFGTWGLLKDSFHLAIDGVPHNIDERAVRTYLSEHSGVAQVHDLHIWSMSTVETALTAHLVIPTGHPGDMFLTQIAQELRDRFGIHHATVQIEVGDSDRPCLLESKCQI
- a CDS encoding J domain-containing protein, yielding MQLSECYRLLGLPRNASPEDVKVAYRRMARKYHPDVNQGDPAAADKFRLVQEAYQILKDAAAGVMPQPQSRASRTPTSSPQPKPNPQPQKTKTPNPQPPTPNPQPKPNPQPQKTKTSNPQPKIKIETKEVRQKQDPIATDPEVRLKVDMLGRLMELLKQKKYVVAIAIAEGLRERYKNAPEVVHWQAVTYQRRGSELLVAGKLKEAEAYLTKAMNTDPGNRELCFEVKRDLERIQREMGG
- a CDS encoding GNAT family N-acetyltransferase, which translates into the protein MDVPDLLLTLTTDRLLLRQLQMSDATEVFEYASDPEVTRYTSWSTHQTIADSQQFLESVMHKYYTERPMDWGIVHRGNSKLIGTCGLINWEPNHARAEIGYVLARPYWGQGYMTEAVRAVISFGFHAMLLNRIQATCMVDNAASARVMEKVGMQYEGILREYAFIREQYVDVKLYAIIKPKTDFHFEARSLLNFPLDNL